Proteins encoded by one window of Aspergillus chevalieri M1 DNA, chromosome 6, nearly complete sequence:
- a CDS encoding uncharacterized protein (COG:S;~EggNog:ENOG410Q27Y), with protein MLRYWEEHQGALNRQSRQPARQTFIQQTKSSLERLAEMQQQMHERMLEARMYDQMDALEEKQERREERNERRRMEQERREHELAHARLMYMPPHYAAMPYSHGQSPRPMMPISGQYPAAQYPRAPITPQAASRASQKRRSSPIDETTDEYELLESFFYWKNVNTPNPRQKEKWNQVKEIVFQNDWTIQDLKDMEDDASPMYQRAIKAGISDGFTRLIQRELQAFKRDVRRQKEAHEEELQAIATLGQLGHQTDIEGSEFMRYT; from the coding sequence ATGCTTCGCTATTGGGAGGAGCATCAGGGTGCTTTAAATAGACAGTCCCGCCAACCAGCCCGCCAAACTTTTATCCAACAAACGAAGTCATCACTTGAGCGATTAGCTgaaatgcagcagcaaatgcatgaGCGGATGTTGGAGGCTCGTATGTATGATCAAATGGATGCCCTGGAGGAAAAACAGGAGCGCAGGGAGGAGAGAAATGAGCGAAGGCGTATGGAGCAAGAACGACGTGAGCATGAGCTGGCACATGCACGCTTGATGTACATGCCTCCCCACTATGCAGCCATGCCATACAGCCATGGCCAGTCTCCCCGGCCAATGATGCCTATTTCAGGCCAATATCCTGCAGCGCAATATCCTCGCGCTCCAATTACTCCTCAGGCGGCCTCTCGGGCATCCCAAAAACGCCGTTCTAGCCCAATTGATGAGACAACAGATGAGTATGAGCTGCTTGAGTCTTTTTTCTATTGGAAGAATGTCAACACGCCAAATCCACGCCAAAAAGAGAAGTGGAATCAAGTGAAGGAGATTGTATTTCAAAATGATTGGACGATACAGGATTTAAAGGACATGGAGGATGACGCCAGCCCCATGTATCAGCGTGCTATAAAGGCAGGCATCTCAGATGGCTTCACTCGCCTTATTCAGCGGGAGCTGCAGGCATTCAAACGTGATGTTCGGCGTCAGAAAGAAGCTCATGAGGAAGAGCTTCAAGCTATTGCCACTTTGGGTCAGCTAGGCCATCAAACAGACATTGAAGGATCGGAATTTATGCGATATACCTGA
- a CDS encoding uncharacterized protein (COG:S;~EggNog:ENOG410Q264), which translates to MPNLSTGMLPGDRALSNNECLARDEDQAHFAEDSDKLVAGFKQTIAAPVGELQTRATGTGNSDCDPIEATLNVRGEDALTFDADCWAMLCGGKDPIMQKIAAKLSDKNRYVGTGSAASKQPFKNPLSHGIKALPPTTIWGLNQDWNSAEEFPFASTVGGGQGAYLFPVNKKSQDEQATALSTFYSSNRIKGFNPADKGKAGAEDGTWFTIKKFAGAQLGPYCKAYNDDDISVCHKNTADPRWGYDPGEYAYVYDHASGTFKYKGK; encoded by the exons ATGCCTAATCTTTCGACAGGCATGCTGCCTGGTGATAGAGCCCTATCGAACAATGAATGCCTCGCCCGAGATGAAGACCAGGCGCATTTTGCTGAAGATTCCGATAAATTGG TTGCGGGCTTCAAACAGACCATTGCCGCCCCGGTGGGCGAACTACAGACACGAGCAACGGGGACTGGAAACAGCGACTGTGACCCAATTGAAGCAACGCTCAATGTCCGCGGTGAGGATGCTCTCACCTTCGATGCTGACTGCTGGGCGATGCTGTGTGGAGGAAAAGATCCAATTAT GCAAAAGATTGCAGCAAAGTTGAGCGACAAGAATCGTTATGTTGGCACTGGAAGCGCCGCCTCCAAGCAGCCCTTTAAAAACCCCTTGTCTCACGGAATAAAGGCCCTTCCACCCACTACTATATGGGGTCTCAACCAAGACTGGAATTCCGCTGAAGAATTTCCATTTGCATCAACGGTTGGGGGTGGACAAGG TGCCTATCTATTCCCGGTGAACAAAAAGTCGCAGGACGAGCAGGCGACCGCGCTTTCTACATTCTATTCCTCTAACAGGATCAAGGGTTTCAATCCAGCCGACAAAGGCAAAGCTGGCGCCGAGGATGGAACATGGTTCACTATCAAGAAGTTTGCAGGAGCTCAACTAGG ACCCTACTGTAAAGCTTACAATGACGACGATATCAGCGTCTGCCACAAAAACACTGCAGATCCCCGGTGGGGCTATGACCCTGGCGAGTACGCGTATGTTTATGATCACGCATCAGGCACTTTCAAATACAAAGGGAAGTGA
- a CDS encoding DUF92 domain-containing protein (COG:S;~EggNog:ENOG410PFG3;~InterPro:IPR002794;~PFAM:PF01940;~TransMembrane:6 (n4-14c19/20o29-55i90-107o127-147i201-221o233-257i357-377o);~go_component: GO:0016021 - integral component of membrane [Evidence IEA]) — protein sequence MKPILAIPAISLLVYRAWSRKSLTPLGLIAAALTAVAHAVHPWSAPFALLVVFYIGGTKATKVKHDIKARKTLSATGSGGGDGQRNHIQVLANSIVASVLILWHTWILKSSGDDGFSLGRMTPIADVVAVGIVAYGPIPYLWIIYVLTLSTHSNYAAVAADTYSSELGILSKSPPRLITSLSLRVVPPGTNGGVTAKGLQAGALGAFTVAVTSAVLLPFRLPGSDELYVKERLLWVLAVTGWGALGSLLDSVLGGLLQASVVDKRTGKVVEGTGGRKVLIHPSSSLPGGTSEASSGLQGSSENLRLRQTETLANTATLRGSRATQSSVGESAGRAHDEEHESRRVESGRDWLDNNGVNMLMAVLMSLGGMGVASLLWI from the exons ATGAAGCCCATCCTCGCCATCCCAGCCATCTCCCTCCTCGTCTACCGCGCCTGGTCCCGCAAGTCGCTCACTCCGTTGGGCCTCATCGCCGCCGCGCTGACAGCTGTCGCCCATGCCGTTCATCCCTGGTCAGCGCCGTTCGCCCTGCTCGTTGTGTTTTATATAGGAGGGACTAAGGCTACGAAG GTGAAGCATGACATCAAAGCCAGGAAAACACTCTCCGCGACCGGGAGCGGGGGCGGCGACGGTCAACGGAATCACATACAGGTCCTGGCGAACTCGATCGTTGCGTCGGTTTTGATTTTGTGGCATACTTGGATACTCAAGAGTTCTGGGGACGATGGGTTTAGTCTTGGACGGATGACGCCTATCGCGGATGTGGTGGCTGTTGGGATAGTTGCGTATGGCCCCATACCATACCTTTGGATTATATATGTGCTAACGCTGTCTACGCATAGCAACTACGCCGCCGTCGCCGCAGACACCTACTCCTCCGAACTAGGAATCCTCTCCAAATCTCCCCCGCGCTTGATTACCTCCCTTTCCCTCCGCGTCGTGCCACCGGGGACAAACGGCGGCGTAACAGCGAAGGGACTGCAGGCTGGTGCTTTGGGGGCTTTCACGGTGGCTGTAACTTCTGCGGTGTTATTGCCGTTTCGTTTACCCGGCAGTGATGAACTCTATGTGAAGGAGCGGCTGCTGTGGGTTCTGGCCGTGACTGGCTGGGGCGCGCTGGGTAGTCTTCTTGATAGCGTTCTCGGAGGATTATTGCAGGCGAGTGTTGTAGATAAGAGGACGGGCAAGGTCGTTGAGGGGACTGGTGGGCGGAAG GTCCTCATccatccctcctcctccctaccaggcggcaccagcgaagcATCCTCCGGCCTACAGGGCTCGTCCGAGAACCTCCGTCTGCGCCAGACAGAAACCCTCGCCAACACCGCAACGCTGAGGGGTAGTCGGGCTACGCAGTCATCGGTTGGAGAATCGGCGGGAAGGGCACATGATGAGGAGCATGAGAGTCGGCGAGTGGAGAGTGGAAGGGACTGGTTGGATAATAACGGGGTGAATATGTTGATGGCTGTGTTGATGAGTTTGGGAGGAATGGGCGTTGCTAGTTTGTTGTGGATATAG
- a CDS encoding uncharacterized protein (COG:S;~EggNog:ENOG410PVGN;~InterPro:IPR021842), translating to MLEPRNSTAVIEEVTDALQNVILQHADIRTFVQHYEVDVDLDVQGIIRKTGSQTPLVRFACSLSASIDLN from the exons ATGCTGGAGCCAAGGAATTCAACAGCAGTG ATAGAAGAAGTTACTGATGCCCTCCAAAACGTCATTCTACAGCATGCAGATATCCGCACCTTCGTCCAACATTATGAAGTGGATGTTGATCTTGATGTTCAGGGAATTATTCGCAAAACAGGTTCTCAAACACCATTAGTGCGATTTGCATGCTCGTTGAGCGCCTCAATTGACCTGAATTGA
- a CDS encoding uncharacterized protein (CAZy:GT90;~COG:S;~EggNog:ENOG410PMW2;~InterPro:IPR006598;~PFAM:PF05686;~TransMembrane:1 (i21-42o)): protein MKRYRLFDLGHPTRHSWSLQRMLWTSTMCFWGIVMFTMWFGMNSDRDNVHPLITQMIPAGHCTCQTSTTFQCADCLTCLASSAPSPAENEHQQHQQQSALSRWRFEYGRDDRNMGLGREQCHSAFPGLFQDVVRAGDYWRAQGGITKEDLDAVSLEPGMARAIIQHGELYIVAARAKNDDHRRKILAALSSMYRALTASPERATETIEFIFSVEDRVDDVYGGSHPIWVLARKASEQSAWLMPDFGFWAWEHWRQHIGPYSQAVDRVRDMESQLGFEDKEKKLVWRGKLSFAPKLRRALLDTARNETWSDVKALDWSSKENCMSLEDHCRYKFIAHVEGRSYSASLKYRQACRSVVLAHKLQFIQHYHYLLVSSGPQQNYVEVERDFSDLPSKMNQLLQNPRAAERIADNNVRTFRERYLTPAAEACYWRALWDEYKQVSNATDSLSRMGKPAVERGLRFESFSLLESSEMMNYYHVHQL from the exons ATGAAACGCTATCGGCTCTTCGATTTGGGCCATCCAACCCGCCACTCATGGTCATTACAACGCATGCTTTGGACCTCTACGATGTGCTTCTGGGGCATCGTTATGTTCACCATGTGGTTTGGCATGAATTCGGATCGCGACAATGTACATCCATTAATCACCCAGATGATTCCCGCCGGCCACTGTACCTGCCAAACCTCGACGACGTTCCAATGCGCCGACTGTCTAACTTGCCTGGCATCTTCGGCCCCATCCCCCGCTGAAAACgagcaccagcagcaccagcagcagtCCGCCTTGTCGAGGTGGAGATTCGAATACGGCCGCGACGATCGCAACATGGGTCTTGGGCGGGAACAGTGCCACTCTGCTTTCCCGGGTTTGTTTCAGGATGTCGTCCGTGCCGGGGATTACTGGCGCGCACAGGGGGGTATTACGAAAGAGGATTTGGATGCTGTCTCACTGGAACCGGGGATGGCGCGCGCGATTATCCAGCATGGGGAGTTGTATATTGTCGCTGCGCGGGCCAAGAACGATGACCACCGTCGCAAGATTCTGGCGGCGTTGTCGTCAATGTACCGCGCTTTAACAGCTAGTCCGGAACGTGCAACCGAAACCATCGAATTCATTTTCTCGGTCGAAGATCGCGTCGACGATGTTTACGGTGGTAGCCATCCGATCTGGGTACTTGCGCGAAAGGCCTCTGAGCAGTCCGCGTGGTTAATGCCTGATTTCGGTTTCTGGGCCTGGGAGCACTGGAGGCAGCACATCGGGCCGTATTCGCAGGCTGTTGACCGGGTGCGGGATATGGAATCTCAACTGGGCTTTGAAGAtaaggagaagaagcttgTCTGGCGGGGGAAGTTGAGTTTTGCGCCGAAGTTGAGACGAGCGTTACTTGATACGGCGCGGAATGAGACTTGGAGCGATGTCAAGGCACTGGACTGGAGCAGCAAGGAGAACTGCATGTCGCTGGAGGATCATTGTCGGTATAAGTTCATTGCACATGTTGAGG GTCGCTCCTATTCAGCATCGCTCAAATACCGACAAGCCTGCCGCTCCGTCGTGCTCGCGCATAAACTCCAATTCATCCAACACTATCACTACCTCCTGGTCTCGTCTGGACCGCAACAAAACTACGTCGAAGTCGAGCGCGATTTTTCAGATCTCCCCAGCAAGATGAACCAACTACTCCAGAACCCCCGAGCCGCTGAGCGCATCGCCGATAACAACGTGCGCACGTTCCGGGAGCGATATCTGACACCAGCAGCTGAAGCGTGCTACTGGCGCGCATTATGGGACGAATATAAGCAGGTTTCGAATGCGACAGATTCGTTGTCGAGGATGGGAAAGCCTGCTGTGGAACGAGGTTTGCGGTTTGAGTCGTTTTCGTTGCTGGAGAGCAGCGAGATGATGAATTATTATCATGTTCATCAGTTATGA
- a CDS encoding uncharacterized protein (COG:S;~EggNog:ENOG410Q27Y;~TransMembrane:1 (i414-433o)) yields the protein MPPKRASRTPQPAPQRVYDLRKTHIPRISPPPEEGYQGRKNTNGVYVPRAAATKAAAIRRRAAAARAARANEEADASPGLPQTRLRTLNRRSTTPQARRSATPGKRVQFALQNAQPKPSSAAKSNASSQKEALHRRAASTSTEPETTEADEASEASYDEEEVYEEGVNEDHDENGPEDEESGQMDDEGSADEDDNLPSIDDRDVDTEEEASARALYDAKEKYRELIGRRVLDEARRRYPEGVQRQPREVETSDLEAALEDAMRAADYPVGIILNIRINKKPYVKKSLPDSQRRSFNMEDVEKAFLSAIAPTVGEEEYQIMARRVTVKHSSGRGGTTHHDFDDFDTANGSHILSIIDKHHSRHRTGMIEAHFDINVQCDAILPTPKRSRQPEPPSSDIPSSPLPSLQKSAKIDQVACKSSIVLGLIPFVLLATFNAS from the coding sequence ATGCCACCCAAGCGAGCCTCCCGAACACCGCAGCCAGCCCCCCAACGCGTATATGACCTTCGGAAAACGCACATTCCTCGCATATCCCCCCCTCCGGAGGAAGGCTATCAAGGGAGGAAAAATACCAATGGGGTATATGTTCCTCGTGCTGCTGCCACTAAAGCTGCAGCCATACGTCGACGAGCAGCTGCCGCTCGAGCTGCACGTGCAAATGAAGAAGCCGATGCGTCTCCTGGGCTGCCGCAAACACGTTTAAGAACTCTGAATAGACGCTCTACAACCCCCCAGGCACGCCGTTCAGCTACTCCTGgaaaaagagtgcagtttGCACTGCAAAATGCCCAGCCGAAGCCATCATCTGCAGCCAAATCCAACGCGTCATCTCAAAAGGAAGCCTTGCACCGTAGGGCTGCCTCTACGAGTACTGAGCCTGAAACCACTGAAGCAGATGAGGCATCAGAGGCCTCatatgatgaagaggaagtatATGAAGAAGGGGTGAATGAGGATCATGATGAGAATGGtccagaagacgaagaaagtggacaaatggatgatgaggggagtgctgatgaggatgacaaTCTACCCTCCATAGATGACCGGGATGTTGATACTGAAGAGGAGGCCTCTGCCCGGGCGCTCTATGATGCCAAAGAGAAGTATAGAGAGCTTATTGGACGACGTGTTCTAGATGAAGCCCGGCGCCGCTATCCAGAAGGCGTACAACGGCAGCCTCGAGAAGTTGAGACTTCAGATTTGGAAGCAGCATTAGAGGATGCCATGAGAGCTGCAGACTATCCTGTAGGCATCATCCTGAATATTCGCATCAACAAGAAGCCATATGTGAAGAAGAGCTTGCCTGATAGTCAGCGCCGTTCCTTCAAtatggaggatgttgaaaaggCCTTTCTAAGTGCCATTGCTCCAACggttggagaggaagagtatCAAATCATGGCTCGGAGAGTTACCGTCAAACACTCTTCTGGGCGTGGTGGCACCACCCACCATGATTTTGATGATTTTGACACTGCTAACGGCAGCCATATACTATCAATTATAGATAAACACCATAGTCGCCATCGGACAGGCATGATTGAAGCCCATTTCGATATAAACGTCCAGTGTGATGCCATCTTACCAACACCGAAGCGTTCACGGCAGCCAGAGCCCCCTTCTTCAGACATACCGAGCTCCCCCCTTCCTTCCCTCCAAAAAAGCGCCAAAATCGATCAAGTCGCCTGCAAGAGCAGCATAGTACTCGGCTTGATACCATTCGTGTTGCTGGCAACTTTCAACGCCAGTTGA
- a CDS encoding F-box protein (COG:S;~EggNog:ENOG410PTH7;~InterPro:IPR001810,IPR036047;~PFAM:PF00646,PF12937;~go_function: GO:0005515 - protein binding [Evidence IEA]), translating to MTRFFRIPVEILYSIIGLLSPSDLSCLSRTCKQIHQLATPRLWRSYRKYNQQPYNPFLRTILINPGLANHIEELRVADVTQDDPREISEEDIQLFQSAVSKLPLPAEFKDRLKAGIREGYSDPMLAVILCKLPNLKNLFLDRPESCELICELLDHADSCEFSSLENIRRFSIETEDYAFPVGPCHEYGGVLNMTHEVQIVHLNDDSMSPSRLRDGSSAVEHLHILESGMGMDAMRVFTQGCRTLRTFNYTFGKVRDLEEHFRPQEAVKELQRHIDTLEELTMLYNDDHVKLPLYDLTAREWYMGTELRQFTKLKKLRSGMHSLLGLLHPQSDAMEAYPTNPQADKERPELVDVLPTSIEHLTILYADARIIPHLQKVGDVREKQFPNLEKVIVGFCSESTEKDVQLEIPGLELAVLYQTQEEREAYVNGRERYSWVGSPVFRD from the coding sequence ATGACACGATTCTTTCGCATTCCCGTGGAGATTCTCTATTCCATAATTGGTCTCCTGAGCCCATCTGATCTTTCGTGCTTATCTCGGACGTGCAAACAAATCCACCAACTAGCCACCCCGCGTCTTTGGAGAAGCTACCGCAAATACAACCAGCAACCTTACAACCCATTCCTGCGGACTATACTCATCAACCCAGGCCTAGCCAACCACATTGAAGAACTTCGCGTGGCGGATGTAACCCAAGATGACCCTCGCGAAATCTCAGAGGAAGATATCCAATTGTTCCAATCAGCAGTCTCAAAGCTCCCACTTCCTGCCGAATTCAAAGATCGCCTGAAAGCAGGGATCAGAGAAGGATACAGCGATCCTATGCTTGCTGTTATACTCTGCAAACTACCCAATTTGAAGAATCTGTTCCTAGACCGGCCTGAGAGCTGCGAGTTGATATGTGAGCTGCTTGACCACGCCGATTCGTGCGAATTTTCCAGCCTTGAAAACATCCGACGATTCTCCATAGAAACTGAAGACTATGCGTTTCCCGTGGGACCTTGTCATGAGTATGGGGGCGTTCTTAACATGACACACGAGGTGCAAATCGTGCACCTAAACGATGATAGTATGAGTCCATCTCGACTCCGAGATGGCTCATCTGCAGTTGAGCATCTTCACATACTCGAGAGCGGTATGGGAATGGATGCCATGCGGGTGTTTACGCAGGGCTGCAGAACGCTCCGTACGTTCAACTATACCTTTGGGAAAGTCCGTGATCTTGAGGAACATTTCAGGCCGCAGGAGGCTGTGAAAGAGCTTCAGCGCCATATAGACACGCTTGAGGAGCTCACGATGCTGTACAACGATGACCATGTGAAGCTGCCTTTGTACGATTTGACGGCTCGCGAATGGTACATGGGGACAGAGCTGCGGCAATTTACCAAGTTGAAGAAGCTTCGAAGTGGTATGCACAGTCTGCTTGGGCTACTGCATCCACAGTCAGACGCGATGGAGGCGTATCCCACAAATCCTCAGGCTGACAAAGAAAGACCAGAGCTGGTGGACGTGCTTCCGACGTCAATAGAGCACTTGACTATCTTGTACGCTGATGCACGGATTATTCCTCACTTACAAAAGGTTGGGGATGTCCGCGAGAAACAATTTCCCAATCTGGAAAAGGTTATTGTCGGATTTTGCTCCGAGTCAACGGAGAAGGACGTTCAATTGGAAATTCCAGGGCTGGAGTTGGCAGTGCTATATCAGACTCAGGAGGAAAGAGAGGCCTATGTAAATGGCCGAGAGCGCTATTCGTGGGTTGGGTCTCCGGTCTTCAGGGACTGA
- a CDS encoding putative pyruvate formate lyase activating enzyme (COG:S;~EggNog:ENOG410PHTW;~InterPro:IPR007197,IPR040085,IPR016431,IPR013785;~PFAM:PF04055;~go_function: GO:0003824 - catalytic activity [Evidence IEA];~go_function: GO:0051536 - iron-sulfur cluster binding [Evidence IEA]), which yields MNTISRPVHLLSRSRPLRPRPLSPIIPKRFVGIPPAFLLDDYIPRYQLLTSVDAAKKRSRAYAHLRECNLCPRKCGVNRYETTGVCLIGAETAKVNVIAPHRGEEPCIQGYHGSGSVFFSGCNLRCVFCQNHDIAHQRKGFDLTPEELAEWYMKLQMIGNVHNINLVTPEHVVPQVALSILAARDMGLKVPIIYNTSSFDSLESLELLDGLVDIYLPDFKVWKNSTSKRLLKTDDYTATAMESIKAMHDQVGDLSFTSDGIAKKGVLLRHLVMPGKEDEGREIMRWLAENVSKDLYVHIMEQYHPDAHVGKKKRLAKNTQGGEREEVRYAEINRAIKDEELGSVRDAAVAAGLWRFCEVDETSSAFHL from the exons ATGAACACCATAAGCAGACCAGTCCATCTTCTCTCCCGCTCCCGCCCTCTTCGGCCACGCCCTCTATCCCCCATAATCCCAAAGCGCTTCGTCGGCATCCCCCCCGCCTTTCTCCTCGACGACTACATCCCCCGCTACCAACTCCTAACCTCCGTCGACGCAGCGAAGAAACGGTCGCGGGCATATGCGCACCTCCGCGAATGCAATCTCTGTCCGCGAAAGTGCGGCGTCAACCGATATGAGACTACAGGGGTGTGTTTGATCGGGGCGGAAACGGCGAAAGTGAATGTGATTGCACCGCATCGGGGGGAGGAGCCGTGTATTCAGGGATATCATGGGAGTGGATCGGTGTTTTTTTCGGGCTGTAATTTGCGGTGTGTTTTTTGTCAAAATCAT GACATCGCACATCAACGTAAAGGATTCGATCTTACGCCGGAAGAACTCGCGGAGTGGTATATGAAGCTTCAGATGATAGGAAATGTGCATAATATCAATCTTGTCACGCCGGAACATGTCGTCCCCCAGGTGGCGCTCTCGATTCTTGCCGCGCGCGATATGGGCCTCAAGGTACCGATTATCTACAACACCTCGTCGTTTGACTCGCTCGAATCCCTGGAACTACTTGACGGACTTGTCGATATTTACCTTCCCGATTTCAAAGTATGGAAGAATAGCACATCGAAGCGATTACTGAAGACGGATGACTACACTGCAACCGCAATGGAGAGTATTAAGGCCATGCATGATCAGGTTGGAGATTTGTCATTTACATCAGACGGGATCGCGAAGAAGGGTGTCCTGCTGCGACATCTCGTCATGCCCGGGAAGGAAGACGAGGGGCGGGAAATTATGCGTTGGCTGGCAGAGAATGTGTCCAAGGATTTGTATGTGCATATTATGGAGCAGTATCATCCGGATGCGCAtgtggggaagaagaagcgacTCGCGAAGAATACGCAGGGTggggagagagaagaagtgaGATACGCAGAGATCAATCGCGCTATAAAAGACGAGGAATTGGGAAGTGTGAGGGACGCTGCCGTCGCGGCAGGTTTGTGGCGGTTTTGCGAAGTGGATGAAACTAGTAGTGCCTTTCATCTGTGA
- a CDS encoding uncharacterized protein (COG:S;~EggNog:ENOG410PVGN), protein MAPHSQPVGSDDKENLTDASSDLTEIFSDNSSDSDEDEDEDESNDDISNDEGQLPPEHFLAQAESLNISQLQQKRYSDTTQERLDETYMYWNR, encoded by the exons ATGGCACCTCACTCCCAACCAGTCGGATCTGACGACAAAGAGAATCTGACTGATGCCAGCTCCGACCTGACTGAGATCTTTTCAGACAACAGCTCTGATA gtgatgaagatgaagatgaagatgagtCCAATGACGATATCTCCAATGATGAGGGCCAGCTGCCTCCTGAACACTTTTTGGCCCAAGCAGAGAGCTTGAATATCTCTCAGCTTCAACAGAAGCGGTACAGCGACACCACTCAGGAAAGACTCGATGAGACCTACATGTACTGGAATAGGTAA